In one Cloacibacillus porcorum genomic region, the following are encoded:
- a CDS encoding YgeY family selenium metabolism-linked hydrolase, giving the protein MSLSERLEKELIEFARQLVRLQSYSDNEGAVAEAVVAKMRELGYDEAFIDSTGNAVGFIGGGERLIHFDSHMDTVEVNDAEAWLLPPFAAEIKEGRLYGRGSVDMKSALAASVYGAALARELGYAKDKRICVSGSVCEEYCDGENIKMMYKELSLRPDFVVICEPSDNVITLGHKGKAQMRIRTHGLSAHGSAPEKGINAVYEMAEIIGRVEALNKRLTDEGSPHGTIVLSDISCVTASLNAVPSEAEIYLDRRLVLGETEEKVRAEMEELVRGKRASWETGTLRRTSWKGAPLVYEPLHMAWKLDEESPLFSAANAAYAETFGKAPERYDFWDFGTNAVTPVSMGIATIGFGPGEYKLAHMRDENCEVEKITDAAKFYAALIGRL; this is encoded by the coding sequence ATGTCACTGTCTGAGAGGTTAGAAAAAGAGCTTATCGAATTTGCGCGTCAGCTTGTCCGTCTGCAGAGCTATTCCGACAATGAGGGCGCGGTCGCGGAGGCGGTCGTCGCCAAGATGCGCGAGCTGGGCTACGACGAGGCCTTTATCGACTCGACGGGCAACGCCGTCGGCTTTATCGGCGGCGGGGAGAGGCTGATACATTTCGACTCCCACATGGACACCGTCGAGGTCAACGACGCGGAGGCGTGGCTGCTGCCGCCCTTCGCCGCGGAGATAAAGGAAGGGCGGCTCTACGGGCGCGGATCGGTGGACATGAAGTCCGCCCTCGCCGCCTCGGTATACGGCGCGGCCCTCGCGCGCGAACTGGGCTATGCCAAAGATAAAAGAATATGTGTGAGCGGCTCCGTCTGCGAAGAATACTGCGACGGCGAGAATATCAAAATGATGTACAAAGAGCTTTCGCTGCGCCCCGACTTCGTCGTGATCTGCGAACCCTCCGACAATGTGATAACGCTCGGCCACAAGGGCAAGGCGCAGATGCGCATAAGGACCCACGGGCTCTCCGCGCACGGCTCGGCGCCGGAAAAGGGCATAAACGCCGTCTACGAGATGGCGGAGATCATCGGGCGCGTGGAGGCCCTCAATAAGAGGCTCACGGATGAGGGCAGTCCCCACGGCACGATCGTGCTCTCCGATATCAGCTGCGTCACCGCCTCGCTGAACGCGGTGCCCAGCGAAGCGGAGATATACCTTGACCGCCGCCTCGTGCTCGGTGAAACGGAGGAGAAGGTGCGCGCGGAGATGGAGGAGCTTGTCCGCGGCAAGCGCGCCTCCTGGGAGACAGGCACGCTGCGCCGCACCAGCTGGAAGGGCGCGCCGCTGGTCTACGAGCCTCTGCACATGGCCTGGAAGCTGGACGAAGAGTCGCCGCTCTTTTCCGCGGCAAACGCGGCCTATGCGGAGACCTTCGGCAAAGCCCCCGAGAGATACGACTTCTGGGACTTCGGCACCAACGCCGTCACCCCCGTGAGCATGGGGATCGCCACGATCGGCTTCGGCCCCGGTGAATATAAGCTGGCCCACATGCGCGATGAAAACTGCGAAGTGGAAAAGATAACTGACGCCGCGAAATTTTACGCGGCGCTGATCGGCAGACTTTAA
- a CDS encoding (2Fe-2S)-binding protein: MTADRAVSRGAEEIICHCFSFTRGDIENDYIKNGRSTVMEKITAELERGGCRCHEKNPRGT; this comes from the coding sequence TTGACTGCTGATAGGGCCGTGAGCCGCGGCGCGGAGGAGATAATCTGTCACTGTTTTTCGTTTACTAGAGGCGATATCGAGAACGACTATATAAAAAACGGCCGCTCGACAGTCATGGAAAAGATCACGGCGGAGCTTGAGCGGGGCGGCTGCCGCTGCCACGAGAAAAATCCCCGCGGGACCTGA
- a CDS encoding DUF3842 family protein encodes MNILVIDGQGGGIGRQIVQSVRAKMPEASVTAVGTNSIAAAAMLKAGANRAATGENSVVVCCRDADVIIGPVAIVIADSLLGEITPVMAAAVARSGAKRILVPVNCCNNIIAGVPDLSVGRLVDCVMEELQRLFPQGK; translated from the coding sequence ATGAACATACTTGTGATAGACGGACAGGGCGGCGGCATCGGGCGGCAGATCGTGCAGTCGGTGAGGGCGAAGATGCCGGAGGCCTCGGTGACGGCGGTGGGGACCAACAGCATCGCGGCGGCTGCGATGCTCAAGGCGGGGGCGAACCGGGCCGCGACGGGGGAAAATTCCGTCGTCGTTTGCTGCCGCGACGCTGACGTCATTATCGGCCCCGTCGCGATCGTGATCGCGGACTCGCTGCTCGGCGAGATCACGCCGGTGATGGCGGCCGCCGTCGCGCGCAGCGGCGCGAAGCGGATACTCGTCCCCGTCAACTGCTGCAACAACATCATTGCGGGCGTGCCGGACCTCTCCGTGGGCAGGCTTGTGGATTGTGTGATGGAGGAGCTGCAGAGGCTTTTCCCGCAGGGTAAATAA
- a CDS encoding TonB-dependent receptor plug domain-containing protein: MYHLWRKTAAVFLFSSLLALPAFAAEKAVSADVAEVAAVEVTGSRLAESTADVPAQTYVITREDIDNSAARDVQDVLSKVPGVNGLLNSASMAQDKYVSVRGLTSEVLLLVDGVPYMGTNYGTGAMGNPFDLRSVSLTDVERIEIVKGAGSAIYGSNAAGGVINIITRKPTDKSAGSMTLEGGNKEWFRGNVRGTVLLSNDLRVFAGYTRTQEGETKIKLADPAKGLYDYGREFRGNDYSFGFTKGPWAFKAELGDYKSEWDNTYGASTANDKQKNEYKRFLLNYADGVNTGRLYYYDNKRDYTYNYTDPMSSMTHYRDKVFGATYNRKQEIGTLPFVFGMDFRHENGNVSVSNFIDDIYDKTRSEYAPYMETSIPIGDAAFDIGLRYEYWDIDSGDDAHEFIPRFSLNWANKNGLLYYVTAGRYFSMPSFYQIFGDESNWVIGNHNLKPEKGWTYDIGVKDNTAINPWSFNVFYMDMEDKINMNDSYTQYINVDEYRAWGFEGQYKWNFHENWSYRQGLSYLHAEEKTGSSDWTRSNMPRWDISGILNFKKDPWNAELSAHYYGDRQLTNAVYDDEDIFIVNAAVSWKVDRTTIKLACVNLFDKEFYLNNNGYINPERRFILSATYEF; this comes from the coding sequence ATGTATCATCTGTGGAGGAAAACAGCGGCTGTTTTCTTGTTCTCGTCATTGCTTGCCCTGCCGGCGTTCGCGGCGGAGAAGGCAGTCAGCGCCGACGTGGCGGAGGTCGCCGCGGTGGAGGTCACCGGTTCGCGCCTTGCGGAATCGACGGCGGACGTACCGGCGCAGACCTACGTCATCACGCGCGAGGATATCGACAACAGCGCCGCGCGCGACGTACAGGATGTGCTGTCGAAGGTGCCGGGCGTCAACGGACTTTTGAACAGCGCTTCGATGGCGCAGGATAAGTATGTCAGTGTTCGTGGGCTAACGTCGGAAGTCTTGCTACTTGTTGATGGTGTCCCTTACATGGGGACTAATTATGGAACAGGGGCGATGGGGAACCCTTTTGATTTACGTAGCGTATCTTTGACAGATGTAGAACGTATCGAGATAGTAAAAGGTGCGGGCTCCGCAATTTATGGCTCAAACGCTGCTGGTGGTGTCATTAATATAATCACGCGTAAGCCAACAGATAAGTCTGCTGGCAGTATGACCTTGGAAGGCGGTAACAAGGAATGGTTCCGTGGCAATGTTCGCGGAACAGTGTTGCTAAGCAATGACCTTAGAGTTTTTGCCGGATATACGAGAACTCAAGAGGGTGAGACAAAGATAAAGCTTGCTGACCCAGCAAAAGGACTTTATGACTATGGGAGGGAATTTAGAGGAAATGATTATTCCTTCGGTTTCACTAAAGGTCCTTGGGCGTTCAAGGCTGAGCTTGGAGATTATAAATCTGAATGGGATAACACCTATGGTGCGAGTACAGCGAATGACAAGCAGAAAAACGAGTATAAGCGTTTTCTTTTGAATTATGCTGATGGCGTAAATACTGGCCGCCTCTATTATTATGACAATAAACGTGATTATACCTATAATTACACAGATCCTATGTCATCTATGACACATTACAGAGATAAAGTCTTCGGAGCGACTTACAATAGAAAACAGGAAATTGGTACGCTTCCGTTTGTTTTTGGCATGGATTTCAGACATGAAAATGGAAACGTCTCAGTTTCCAATTTCATCGATGATATATATGACAAAACTAGAAGCGAATATGCGCCTTATATGGAAACTTCAATTCCCATAGGTGATGCGGCGTTTGATATTGGCCTCCGATATGAATATTGGGATATCGATAGTGGAGATGATGCGCATGAATTCATACCACGGTTTTCTTTGAATTGGGCGAACAAAAACGGGTTATTGTATTATGTTACTGCTGGGCGCTATTTCTCAATGCCGAGCTTTTATCAGATATTTGGAGACGAGAGTAACTGGGTTATTGGGAACCACAACCTAAAGCCGGAAAAAGGCTGGACGTATGATATCGGAGTCAAAGACAATACAGCCATAAATCCATGGAGTTTTAATGTGTTCTATATGGATATGGAAGATAAAATCAATATGAACGACAGCTATACACAATACATCAACGTCGACGAATACCGCGCCTGGGGATTTGAGGGACAGTACAAGTGGAATTTCCATGAGAACTGGTCTTACAGGCAGGGACTATCGTATCTGCACGCGGAAGAAAAGACAGGCAGTTCTGACTGGACGCGTTCGAATATGCCGCGCTGGGATATCTCTGGAATACTGAACTTCAAGAAAGACCCCTGGAACGCCGAGCTGTCCGCCCATTACTACGGAGACCGCCAGCTTACAAACGCTGTATACGACGACGAAGATATCTTCATCGTCAACGCCGCGGTGTCATGGAAGGTGGACCGCACGACTATTAAGCTCGCCTGCGTCAACCTCTTTGACAAAGAGTTCTATCTTAACAATAACGGCTACATCAACCCGGAGCGCAGATTCATACTCTCCGCGACCTACGAGTTCTAA
- a CDS encoding DUF3788 domain-containing protein gives MFEKIPSDEELRALVGEGLFAVWKGLRSMIEASYDMTGSWNGGGRLWLYEYKYRRGGKTLCSLYAKEKAVGFMVIFGRTERAKFESERETFSQKTREMYDGAKTYHDGKWMMFEPADESLFPDLIRLLQIKRRPNRPDKQEP, from the coding sequence ATGTTTGAAAAAATACCCTCTGATGAAGAGCTGCGCGCCCTCGTCGGCGAAGGGCTCTTTGCAGTATGGAAAGGGCTCCGTTCCATGATAGAGGCCAGTTACGACATGACCGGAAGCTGGAACGGCGGCGGCCGGCTGTGGCTCTATGAATATAAATACCGCCGCGGCGGAAAGACTCTCTGCTCACTATACGCGAAAGAAAAGGCCGTCGGCTTCATGGTGATATTCGGCCGGACGGAGAGAGCGAAGTTCGAGTCTGAGAGGGAGACTTTCTCCCAAAAGACGCGGGAGATGTATGACGGCGCGAAAACCTATCACGACGGGAAATGGATGATGTTCGAACCGGCGGATGAGTCCCTCTTTCCCGATCTCATCAGGCTGCTGCAAATCAAAAGAAGACCCAACCGGCCGGACAAACAGGAGCCGTAA
- a CDS encoding helix-hairpin-helix domain-containing protein, whose amino-acid sequence MKSDLRKIPGIGENMERHLMNIGISSVEELIGKEPEALFERDCLFKGFRDDPCVLYVFRLAVYYAENKERDPEKLKWWYWKDKEYHPRGG is encoded by the coding sequence ATGAAAAGCGATCTAAGAAAAATTCCCGGCATCGGGGAGAATATGGAGCGTCATCTTATGAACATCGGCATCAGCTCCGTCGAAGAGCTGATAGGCAAGGAGCCGGAGGCGCTCTTTGAGCGGGACTGCCTCTTTAAGGGTTTCCGCGACGATCCCTGCGTACTCTATGTCTTCCGGCTCGCCGTCTATTACGCGGAAAACAAAGAGCGTGACCCGGAAAAGCTAAAATGGTGGTACTGGAAGGATAAGGAGTATCATCCGCGGGGCGGCTAA
- a CDS encoding cytidine deaminase, translating into MIKLNEADIELLKMAREAITANYDHGGYRHTVGAAVRCPDGKIYVGVNVYSLHGACAEQVAIGTAITAGERLFETIVAVRGERGEEIIPPCGNCRQILSDYMPECQVILMGEDAPFKIGAKELLPYAAHVEY; encoded by the coding sequence ATGATAAAACTTAACGAGGCGGATATTGAGCTCCTGAAAATGGCGCGCGAGGCGATAACGGCAAACTATGACCACGGCGGATACCGCCACACCGTCGGCGCGGCGGTACGCTGCCCTGACGGTAAGATATATGTCGGTGTCAACGTCTATTCTCTGCACGGCGCCTGCGCGGAACAGGTGGCTATCGGTACGGCGATAACCGCGGGGGAGCGCCTGTTTGAGACGATAGTCGCGGTGCGCGGTGAGCGCGGTGAAGAGATAATCCCGCCATGCGGCAACTGCCGTCAGATACTTTCGGACTACATGCCCGAGTGTCAGGTCATCCTGATGGGAGAGGATGCCCCCTTCAAAATAGGCGCAAAAGAACTGCTCCCGTACGCGGCACACGTGGAATACTGA